The Castanea sativa cultivar Marrone di Chiusa Pesio chromosome 11, ASM4071231v1 genome contains a region encoding:
- the LOC142617033 gene encoding uncharacterized protein LOC142617033 yields the protein MAEELEMWSKLTFTEEEDEGIELGSSCTKAVKAVGKNCILMKILTRRSINLDTLRKNLRMLWKPNRGLQVSDIGEDLFLAEFGDGKDKQKVLEMSPWSFEKQLIVMKEFEGDLVPKDIEMKQSPFWVQIFNLPLKSRTKDTGWAIGSKLGEVLEVDVSDSGVQWGRCLRVRVSIDVTKKLIRGKKINIEGGESRWINFKYERLPNFCYRCGLLEHAIKECPEGPLVNGVVEEGSLQYGAWLRGDPWQRFEGDTVKASQGRGQANRRNHTELEAVMI from the coding sequence ATGGCTGAAGAACTGGAGATGTGGAGTAAACTAACATTTACAGAAGAGGAAGACGAAGGCATAGAACTAGGAAGCAGTTGTACAAAGGCTGTGAAAGCTGTGGGAAAAAATTGCATTCTCATGAAGATACTGACCAGGAGGAGCATAAATCTTGACACATTGAGGAAAAACTTGAGAATGCTTTGGAAGCCTAATAGAGGACTCCAAGTCTCGGATATAGGGGAAGATCTTTTCCTGGCGGAGTTTGGGGATGGGAAGGACAAACAAAAGGTCCTCGAGATGTCCCCATGgagttttgaaaaacaattgatTGTCATGAAGGAGTTTGAGGGGGATCTCGTTCCAAAAGACATTGAAATGAAGCAATCTCCTTTCTGGGTTCAGATTTTCAATCTTCCTCTCAAGAGCAGAACAAAGGATACGGGATGGGCAATAGGGTCGAAGCTTGGTGAGGTGCTGGAAGTAGATGTCTCGGACTCAGGTGTTCAATGGGGGAGATGCCTGAGGGTTCGTGTGAGTATTGATGTCACAAAAAAGCTTATCCGGGGGAAGAAAATAAACATTGAAGGGGGAGAGAGTAGGTGGATAAACTTTAAGTATGAAAGGTTACCAAATTTTTGTTACAGGTGTGGATTGCTTGAACATGCCATTAAAGAATGTCCGGAAGGGCCTTTGGTAAATGGAGTTGTGGAGGAAGGGAGCTTGCAGTATGGGGCATGGCTGAGGGGAGATCCGTGGCAGAGATTTGAAGGAGATACGGTAAAAGCAAGTCAGGGGAGAGGTCAGGCAAACCGGCGAAACCATACCGAGCTGGAAGCAGTGATGATTTGA